AGAGAAACCCAACGTCTGGTCTTTGAAAGGAATGatcactactactactactactactcatTGGCCTTCTTAGGCAAGGGCAGATTTTCTCTGTAATTGCATGGCTCAGTACTGTTGCATGAAGAAACGTCGACAGTGGATGCGGCTTTCCTACCTGAAGTTTGTAAGCTTCACGAGTATTCCACATGCTAAAAATCATCCAAGAGCTTGTGGATTTTATACATGATGAGGCGCTGGTTTCTTGACCACTACAGCTTGTTGATCTTTCCAGCTTGCTCATGATATTCCAACCCTCTTTTTCATAATAGCATACCCACGTGCCGAGGCTGagcttttctttcaaaatggtGTCAATGTCAGTTGGATAGACTTCTTTGTCTCTAAGCCTCTTTTCGTACAGGGAAATTGCCTGGTCTATGGGTAACTTCTCTATCTTTATATCTTGGGAGAGATTCTTTGCAGGGAAACCAATTGTCTGAACAAATATGACTAATGAACCAAGGTTCAGATAATTGCATTTGAGAGTGAAGAGGTTCCTAGAGGCTGTATTGTTCTTTTCAGTTGCTAACAATGTGTACTCTGCTCCATTTCTCAGCAGCCATTCTTCCACTGACTTTACAAGTTTCAATCCGATTCCCTTCCGTCTACATTAATTACACATCAAAATTAGTCACAGAACATGCAAATTAAGTTATTAATCATGTACATTAATagccataaatatatatatatatatattaatgcaaacCTCATTTTGCATGCTTTCGTGTACTTATTTATGCTGCAGATTATGATCCATCTTAATTGCCTCGTCAAAAGTCGACAAGCTGGGAACTATATACTGCTTTCAAGTATTAGAAATTAATACTCATTATTAATTCTCAAACGCCACATAGATCTATCTGATCAAGTGAATTGATCTCATGTCAAGCTTGATGACATAAAATCCCaaccaatatatattaattatttctattaaTTGTACAAAAATCAAGCAAGGcaaccaagttttttttttttttgccatgtCTTACTATTCAGACATATAGTCATAGAAATAGTAAGCTGGATCGATCCATCAAGATCAACTAATTGACAAATTTACCTAATTTCTCAACCCAACTACTTTCAAGGGTTCAATCCCGGCCGGCAATCATGTAATGAATGAATGCATACTATTAATCACCCCAAAAAT
Above is a genomic segment from Juglans microcarpa x Juglans regia isolate MS1-56 chromosome 1D, Jm3101_v1.0, whole genome shotgun sequence containing:
- the LOC121235313 gene encoding probable N-acetyltransferase HLS1 — protein: MVDNIEKKVLIREFDEDRDIEVVGKLERICEMRSKTGVSIFTNMIAISCDPLCRIRFYPLHVILVAELLQNGELVGVVRGCIKDVGTVHGEAQVHVKMGCILGLRVSPTHRRKGIGLKLVKSVEEWLLRNGAEYTLLATEKNNTASRNLFTLKCNYLNLGSLVIFVQTIGFPAKNLSQDIKIEKLPIDQAISLYEKRLRDKEVYPTDIDTILKEKLSLGTWVCYYEKEGWNIMSKLERSTSCSGQETSASSCIKSTSSWMIFSMWNTREAYKLQVGKPHPLSTFLHATVLSHAITEKICPCLRRPMSSSSSSSDHSFQRPDVGFLFLYGLLGEGEKLGELMKSAWSFASNVGQNVKDCKVVIITELGVTDPLIKHIPQEPSMSRIHDLWYAKRLIHNEDIDHASILAKGPVGNVFVDPRDF